In a single window of the Desulfuromonas thiophila genome:
- the btsR gene encoding two-component system response regulator BtsR, whose product MKRRALVVDDEAPARQELVELLAETGRIEVVASCANAFEALRALQREKPELLFLDIQMPVLDGFALLQLIDESLLPQVIFVTAYDSYALKAFEENACDYLLKPVTAERLNQALDRLDHRTGHPLALQTALRPLRQLPCSSTNRIRLVDVRQVEYVVCELGGIYVVTASDRAFCDLSLKIIEQRTALLRCHRQYLINLDQVDEIQLQGQGLARIRTRSGQLVPVSRRYLRQLRSHISQL is encoded by the coding sequence ATGAAACGCCGGGCGCTGGTGGTGGATGACGAAGCGCCGGCCCGACAGGAACTCGTCGAGCTGCTGGCAGAAACCGGCCGCATTGAGGTGGTGGCCAGTTGTGCCAATGCCTTCGAAGCCCTGCGGGCGCTGCAGCGCGAAAAACCCGAGCTGTTGTTCCTTGATATTCAGATGCCGGTACTCGACGGTTTCGCCCTGTTGCAGTTGATCGATGAAAGCCTGCTGCCCCAGGTGATCTTTGTAACAGCCTATGACAGCTACGCCCTCAAGGCCTTCGAGGAAAACGCCTGTGATTACCTGCTTAAACCCGTCACAGCCGAACGGCTGAACCAGGCACTCGACCGCCTCGACCACCGCACGGGCCATCCACTGGCCCTGCAGACAGCCCTCCGTCCCCTGCGCCAGCTGCCGTGCAGCAGCACAAACCGCATCCGGCTCGTCGATGTCCGCCAGGTCGAATACGTCGTCTGCGAACTTGGCGGCATCTATGTCGTTACCGCCAGCGACCGGGCCTTCTGCGATCTGAGCCTGAAGATCATCGAACAGCGCACCGCTCTGCTGCGCTGTCATCGGCAGTATCTGATCAACCTCGATCAGGTCGATGAAATCCAGCTGCAGGGTCAGGGCCTGGCCCGCATCCGTACCCGCTCCGGCCAGCTCGTGCCCGTCAGTCGCCGTTATCTGCGCCAGCTTCGCAGCCACATCAGCCAGCTCTGA
- a CDS encoding sensor histidine kinase, whose amino-acid sequence MELILALLQQLSVFLVIAYLFSKSPAFRPLASTVLQPRHKLLLYAIFSTFSILGTYFGLPVQDAIANTRAIGAVLAGLIGGPLLGTAVGLTGGLHRYALGGFTAFACGVSTTAEGLLGGLVHLYLVRRGHDSELFRPALAFVTTFMAEALQMLILLLLARPWHEALALVQTIAAPMMLANAAGAALFISIMRDQKSMYDTFGVLFSARALNIAEHTLGLFAQGVDLAAAAPAIARIIQRETGVGAVAVTNRQQVLAFVGLAADHHRPGSPIASDLTRRAIAENRILFADGLSEPYHCVLRPDCPLGSALVVPLRLDNEVIGTIKLYEPKHKLFLNLNRTLGEGIARLLSEQLLRSRYEEQKRLLITSELKLAQAQVNPHFLFNALNTIIAVLRQNPARARQLLLHLSDFFRKNLKRAGDLVTLADELDHVNAYLAIEQARFDGRLQIEQAIEPALLNLKLPSFSLQPLVENAIKHGFSQRLEPGRLSLRGRQCDSCVILEIEDNAGCYQPDPAHDGLGLSLVHRRIQNLYGGAYGLSVTCQADEWTRVCLKLPLPQEAP is encoded by the coding sequence GTGGAGCTGATCCTCGCCCTGCTGCAACAGTTGTCGGTGTTTCTCGTCATTGCCTACCTGTTCAGCAAGTCTCCGGCCTTCAGACCCCTGGCCAGCACCGTGCTGCAACCACGCCACAAGCTGCTGCTGTATGCCATTTTTTCCACCTTTTCCATCCTTGGCACCTATTTCGGTCTGCCGGTGCAGGACGCCATCGCCAACACCCGCGCCATCGGCGCGGTCCTGGCCGGTCTCATCGGCGGGCCCCTGCTGGGCACCGCCGTCGGCCTGACCGGAGGGCTGCATCGCTATGCCCTCGGCGGTTTCACCGCCTTTGCCTGCGGTGTTTCCACCACGGCCGAAGGTCTGCTCGGTGGCCTGGTGCATCTGTATCTGGTGCGCCGTGGCCACGATTCCGAACTCTTCCGCCCGGCACTGGCCTTTGTCACCACCTTTATGGCCGAAGCCCTGCAGATGCTCATTCTGCTGCTTCTGGCCCGGCCATGGCACGAAGCGCTGGCACTGGTGCAAACCATCGCCGCACCGATGATGCTGGCCAATGCGGCCGGCGCGGCCCTGTTTATCAGCATCATGCGCGATCAAAAAAGCATGTACGACACCTTCGGTGTGCTGTTCTCGGCCCGGGCCCTCAACATTGCCGAACACACCCTCGGCCTGTTTGCCCAGGGGGTCGATCTGGCGGCGGCAGCACCGGCCATCGCCCGCATCATCCAGCGCGAAACCGGTGTCGGTGCCGTGGCTGTCACCAACCGGCAGCAGGTATTGGCCTTTGTTGGTCTCGCCGCCGACCATCACCGGCCCGGCAGTCCCATTGCCTCGGACCTGACCCGCCGCGCCATTGCCGAAAACCGTATCCTCTTTGCCGACGGGCTCAGCGAACCCTATCACTGTGTCCTGCGGCCCGACTGTCCGTTGGGTTCGGCACTGGTAGTGCCGCTACGACTCGACAACGAGGTAATCGGCACCATCAAGCTGTATGAACCCAAACACAAGCTGTTTCTCAACCTCAACCGCACCCTGGGTGAAGGCATCGCCCGCCTGCTGTCGGAACAGCTGCTGCGCTCGCGCTATGAAGAACAAAAACGCCTGTTGATCACCTCCGAACTGAAGCTGGCCCAGGCCCAGGTCAACCCGCACTTTCTGTTCAACGCCCTCAATACCATCATCGCCGTACTACGCCAGAACCCGGCCAGGGCGCGGCAACTGCTGCTGCATCTGTCCGACTTTTTCCGCAAGAATCTCAAACGGGCCGGCGACCTGGTGACCCTGGCCGATGAACTGGATCACGTCAACGCCTATCTGGCCATTGAACAGGCCCGCTTCGACGGCCGGCTGCAGATTGAACAGGCCATCGAGCCGGCGCTGCTGAACCTGAAACTGCCCAGCTTCAGCCTGCAGCCGCTGGTGGAGAACGCCATTAAACATGGCTTCAGCCAGCGACTTGAACCGGGCCGGCTCAGTCTGCGCGGCCGGCAGTGCGACAGCTGCGTGATCCTGGAAATCGAAGACAACGCCGGCTGCTACCAGCCCGATCCGGCGCATGACGGTCTGGGATTGTCGCTGGTACACCGCCGCATTCAGAATCTCTACGGCGGTGCCTATGGTCTGAGTGTCACCTGTCAGGCCGATGAATGGACCCGCGTCTGCCTGAAACTGCCATTGCCACAGGAGGCCCCATGA
- a CDS encoding TIGR03915 family putative DNA repair protein has product MHYGYDGSYAGLLSLLYQLFRNRRQPDSIQPPGAAQNSSLFPPEQHSCEPRQADALLMQVRRHLGAAVECQLRHAFLSRRPGIELQLYHYLALGWRLRRRLDDQLTHPAVQSVHQAARFTHHEVHRFKGLLRFAHCQLADNPVGLYYGRCRPDADIIALLAPHFRRRLAGQQWLIEDVGRQTAVLCDGQHWALGQLSLQQPAAASDEELQWQALWRTFHHHSAIPERRNPRLQRQFLPLKYREFLCELQPPATVEPESWS; this is encoded by the coding sequence ATGCATTACGGTTACGATGGCAGTTACGCCGGTCTGCTCAGCCTGCTCTACCAGCTGTTCCGCAACCGGCGCCAGCCGGACAGCATCCAGCCGCCAGGCGCGGCGCAGAACAGCAGCCTGTTTCCGCCCGAACAGCATTCTTGCGAACCCCGCCAGGCCGATGCGTTACTGATGCAGGTCCGCCGCCATCTGGGCGCGGCGGTCGAATGCCAGCTGCGTCACGCCTTTTTAAGCCGGCGCCCCGGCATCGAGCTGCAACTTTATCACTATCTGGCGCTGGGTTGGCGCCTACGCCGGCGCCTGGACGACCAGCTCACCCATCCGGCGGTACAGAGCGTGCACCAGGCCGCCCGCTTCACCCACCACGAGGTTCACCGCTTCAAGGGCCTGCTGCGCTTTGCGCACTGCCAGCTGGCCGACAACCCTGTCGGTCTTTACTATGGCCGCTGCCGGCCCGACGCCGACATCATCGCCCTGCTGGCCCCCCATTTTCGTCGTCGGCTAGCCGGGCAGCAGTGGCTGATCGAGGATGTCGGCCGTCAGACGGCGGTACTGTGCGACGGCCAACATTGGGCCCTGGGGCAACTGAGCCTGCAACAGCCCGCCGCGGCCAGCGACGAGGAACTGCAATGGCAGGCCCTGTGGCGCACCTTCCACCACCACAGCGCCATTCCCGAACGACGCAACCCGCGCTTGCAACGCCAGTTTCTGCCGCTGAAATACCGCGAATTTCTCTGTGAGCTGCAACCACCCGCTACCGTGGAGCCTGAATCGTGGAGCTGA
- a CDS encoding putative DNA modification/repair radical SAM protein — MKALSLQQRIALLAESARYDASCSSSGSARGGRLGQNLPAGCCHSWSADGRCISLLKILQSNHCLYDCAYCINRRSNDIPRASLTPAELADLTVNFYRRNYIEGLFLSSGVQRHPDYSMEQMLATVRLLRQQHGFGGYIHLKVVPGADPRLVAQAGALADRVSVNIELPSEPSLRLLAPDKDRDAILQPMRQLRDGISACQAERRKSAKAPLFAPGGQSTQLIVGASAENDWQILRLSEALYGKLALKRVYYSAFVPVQADSRLPALQQPPLLREHRLYQADWLLRFYGFSADELLDGNAPWFDLQLDPKACWALRHRDFFPVDINRADKTALLRVPGIGLRSAQRIVQARRVGPLRLDDLKGLGVVLKRARYFISLSGRCPADLDPQSARLAQRLLPHPGQSPPPQQLELFSAISGEF, encoded by the coding sequence ATGAAGGCCCTTTCGTTGCAACAGCGCATCGCCCTGCTGGCTGAAAGCGCGCGCTACGATGCCTCCTGCTCCTCCAGCGGCAGTGCCCGTGGTGGGCGGCTGGGGCAGAATCTGCCGGCCGGCTGCTGCCACAGCTGGTCGGCCGACGGCCGCTGCATCAGCCTGCTGAAGATTCTGCAGAGCAATCACTGCCTCTACGATTGCGCCTACTGCATCAACCGCCGCAGCAACGACATCCCCCGCGCCAGCCTGACACCGGCCGAACTGGCCGATCTGACAGTCAATTTCTACCGCCGCAACTATATTGAGGGCCTGTTTCTCAGCAGCGGGGTGCAGCGCCACCCCGACTACAGCATGGAGCAGATGCTGGCAACGGTGCGCCTGCTGCGCCAGCAGCACGGCTTCGGCGGGTACATCCATCTGAAGGTGGTGCCGGGCGCCGATCCCCGTCTGGTGGCCCAGGCCGGCGCGCTGGCCGACCGTGTCAGCGTCAATATCGAACTGCCCAGCGAACCGAGTCTGCGCCTGCTGGCACCAGACAAGGACCGCGACGCCATTCTGCAGCCCATGCGCCAGCTGCGCGACGGCATCAGTGCCTGCCAGGCGGAACGGCGCAAATCTGCCAAGGCGCCGCTATTCGCACCGGGCGGCCAGAGCACCCAGCTGATTGTCGGCGCCAGTGCCGAAAACGACTGGCAGATCCTGCGTCTGTCCGAAGCTCTCTACGGCAAGCTGGCGCTGAAACGGGTGTACTATTCCGCCTTTGTGCCGGTGCAGGCCGACAGTCGTCTGCCCGCCCTGCAGCAACCGCCCCTGCTGCGCGAGCATCGGCTCTATCAGGCCGACTGGCTGCTGCGCTTCTATGGTTTTTCAGCCGACGAGCTGCTCGATGGCAACGCGCCCTGGTTCGATCTGCAGCTTGACCCCAAGGCCTGCTGGGCCCTGCGCCACCGCGACTTCTTTCCCGTCGACATCAACCGCGCCGACAAAACCGCCCTGCTGCGGGTGCCCGGTATCGGCCTGCGCTCGGCCCAGCGCATCGTCCAGGCCCGCCGTGTCGGCCCCCTGCGGCTGGACGACCTGAAGGGGCTGGGTGTGGTGCTCAAGCGGGCGCGTTATTTCATCAGCCTGTCGGGGCGCTGCCCGGCCGATCTCGATCCCCAGTCGGCGCGGCTGGCCCAGCGCCTGCTGCCCCACCCCGGCCAGAGCCCGCCACCCCAGCAACTGGAACTGTTTTCCGCCATCAGTGGAGAATTCTGA
- a CDS encoding potassium channel family protein yields the protein MKSFAAELAYFVRGRARQNLKVLALYGLFLLVLILLYASLFRYLMLELEGREYSFIAGIYWTITVMTTLGFGDITFHSDTGFIFATLVTLSGVIFLLIILPFGLVSLFLAPWIEQRLRYRPTYELAASTSGHILIFGIDPIIRAFIRKLQARNLLFVVVTDNYDQALMLEEQEGFKVVYGAPTDAQVLRGLRVKTARYVVANLSDPENANVCLTLRSLCQTPVVTLVRDSDHQELLRLAGANQVIALPRILGRFLATRATTHGAMAHVLDSFGALQIAEIPLYGTPFAGKTLAESAIRQQTGLSVIGLWRRGQLSLPTPDSILAPDSLALLAGSREQLQALELLIGNPTADDLVFVLGHGRIGCAAATFLERKPVPFVLIDQRRSTSCRKHVPVYGDATDRETLQKAGFDRASGVIVTTNDDNTNVFLTLASRHLNPHIRIVARANQDENIDQLYAAGADFVVSNASVGATILMNLLDRKESAFLSEGMHLFRRPVPTELIGKTLEASRLRPELGCSVVALKNAADEMNTTPEPKTLLQADLTLLLIGSAEQEKAFDRRYPRTENA from the coding sequence ATGAAATCCTTTGCCGCGGAACTGGCCTATTTTGTACGCGGCCGCGCCCGTCAGAACCTGAAGGTTCTGGCGCTTTACGGCCTGTTCCTGCTCGTTCTGATTTTGCTCTACGCCAGCCTGTTCCGCTACCTGATGCTGGAGCTGGAAGGCCGCGAATACTCGTTTATCGCCGGCATCTACTGGACCATCACGGTGATGACCACCCTGGGGTTCGGCGACATCACCTTCCATAGCGACACCGGTTTCATCTTCGCCACCCTGGTTACCCTCTCCGGCGTGATCTTTCTGCTGATCATCCTGCCCTTTGGCCTGGTCAGCCTGTTTCTGGCGCCCTGGATCGAACAGCGCCTGCGCTACCGCCCGACCTACGAACTGGCCGCCAGCACCAGCGGCCACATCCTGATCTTCGGCATCGACCCCATCATCCGCGCCTTCATCCGCAAGTTGCAGGCCCGCAACCTGCTGTTCGTGGTGGTGACGGACAATTACGACCAGGCCCTGATGCTTGAAGAACAGGAGGGCTTCAAGGTGGTCTACGGCGCTCCCACCGATGCCCAGGTGCTGCGCGGCCTGCGGGTGAAGACGGCGCGTTATGTGGTGGCCAATCTGTCCGACCCCGAAAACGCCAACGTCTGCCTGACCCTGCGCAGCCTGTGCCAGACACCGGTGGTGACCCTGGTGCGCGACAGCGATCATCAGGAGCTGCTGCGCCTGGCCGGCGCCAACCAGGTTATTGCCCTGCCCCGCATCCTCGGCCGCTTTCTCGCCACCCGTGCCACCACCCACGGCGCCATGGCCCACGTGCTCGACAGTTTCGGTGCGTTGCAGATCGCCGAAATCCCCCTCTATGGCACCCCCTTTGCCGGCAAAACCCTGGCCGAATCCGCCATCCGCCAGCAGACCGGCCTGTCGGTCATCGGTCTGTGGCGGCGAGGCCAGCTAAGCCTGCCCACCCCCGACAGCATTCTGGCGCCCGACAGCCTGGCGCTGCTGGCCGGCAGCCGCGAACAACTGCAGGCGCTGGAACTGCTCATCGGTAACCCCACGGCCGATGATCTGGTCTTCGTTCTTGGCCATGGCCGCATCGGCTGCGCTGCCGCCACCTTTCTCGAACGCAAACCGGTACCCTTTGTGCTGATCGACCAGCGGCGCAGCACCAGCTGCCGCAAGCATGTGCCGGTTTACGGCGACGCCACCGACAGGGAAACCCTGCAGAAGGCCGGCTTTGACCGGGCCAGCGGTGTCATCGTCACCACCAACGATGACAACACCAACGTTTTTCTCACCCTGGCCAGTCGCCATCTCAACCCGCACATCCGCATTGTCGCCCGCGCCAATCAGGATGAAAACATCGATCAGCTCTATGCCGCCGGCGCCGATTTCGTCGTTTCCAACGCCTCGGTGGGCGCCACCATTCTGATGAATCTGCTCGATCGCAAGGAATCGGCATTTTTAAGCGAAGGCATGCATCTGTTCCGCCGGCCGGTGCCGACCGAACTGATCGGCAAAACCCTTGAAGCCTCGCGGCTGCGACCTGAGCTGGGTTGTTCGGTAGTAGCGCTGAAAAACGCCGCGGATGAGATGAATACCACCCCGGAACCGAAAACCCTGCTGCAGGCCGATCTGACCCTGCTGCTGATCGGTAGCGCCGAGCAGGAAAAGGCCTTCGACCGGCGATACCCGCGCACGGAGAACGCATGA
- a CDS encoding M20 family metallopeptidase — MLTLLEPVWNAIDPQRLRQTLMDMIDIYSPSGKEEDIQLYLEERLAAAGIAVQRQILDPEEPERFNLLATMGGETPPLYLMGHVDTVAAWDIEDYAAVEEWGVVRGLGSADMKGGCAAMVEAWLALATLPPEQRPPLGLLLVVGEEENGDGSACFLRQSKAPPWVVIGEPTGLLPAFSHYGYMELALTTQGRRIHSSLPELGHNAISSMLRVLLQLERSELFDGPDARLVYSIREMSSSRAGFVVPDRCETLIDLHLPPDLGPAEVRQQIEALLAKARRSIRELDLEQSFDFEACGYQLPLDNPLTAVLEDVYPRLNLPLDPLPFRSHSDGNLFFEAGSQPLILGPGSLETAHTAEEQTSLAQVEAAARIYAALALVAARLRP, encoded by the coding sequence ATGCTGACCCTGCTCGAACCGGTCTGGAACGCCATCGATCCCCAACGCCTGCGCCAAACCCTGATGGACATGATCGACATCTACTCACCGTCGGGCAAGGAAGAGGATATCCAGCTCTATCTGGAGGAACGTCTGGCAGCGGCCGGCATCGCCGTGCAGCGGCAGATTCTCGACCCGGAGGAACCGGAGCGCTTCAATCTGCTGGCGACCATGGGCGGCGAGACACCACCGCTGTACCTGATGGGCCATGTCGACACGGTAGCGGCCTGGGATATCGAGGACTATGCCGCGGTGGAGGAATGGGGCGTGGTGCGCGGCCTGGGCAGCGCCGACATGAAGGGTGGCTGCGCCGCCATGGTCGAGGCCTGGCTGGCACTGGCGACCCTGCCGCCCGAACAGCGTCCGCCCCTGGGGCTGCTGCTGGTGGTGGGCGAGGAGGAAAATGGTGACGGCAGCGCCTGTTTTCTGCGCCAGAGCAAGGCGCCCCCCTGGGTTGTGATCGGCGAACCGACCGGGCTGCTGCCGGCCTTCAGCCATTACGGCTACATGGAACTGGCTCTTACCACCCAGGGCCGTCGCATCCATTCCTCGCTGCCGGAACTGGGCCATAACGCCATCAGTTCCATGCTGCGGGTGCTGCTGCAACTTGAGCGCTCCGAGTTGTTCGATGGCCCTGATGCCCGCCTGGTCTATTCCATCCGCGAAATGAGTTCGTCACGCGCCGGCTTTGTGGTGCCGGATCGCTGCGAAACCCTCATTGATCTGCATCTGCCGCCCGATCTCGGTCCGGCCGAGGTGCGCCAGCAGATCGAAGCGCTGCTGGCCAAGGCCCGCCGCAGCATTCGTGAGCTGGATCTGGAACAGTCCTTCGATTTCGAGGCCTGCGGCTATCAACTGCCGCTGGACAATCCGTTGACCGCCGTCCTGGAAGACGTCTATCCACGCCTCAACCTGCCCCTCGACCCGCTGCCGTTCCGTTCCCATTCCGACGGCAACCTGTTCTTCGAGGCCGGCAGCCAGCCACTGATCCTTGGCCCCGGTTCGCTCGAAACCGCCCATACCGCCGAAGAGCAGACCAGTCTGGCCCAGGTGGAAGCCGCCGCCCGCATCTACGCCGCCCTGGCCCTGGTGGCCGCCCGGCTGCGGCCCTGA
- a CDS encoding GNAT family N-acetyltransferase: MSDTHDSDRQAEPDSVDIREMTIDDLAAVFHLGEQLFTSDFSPSMYRTWDEYEITTLFNSDNELCLVAELGGKVVGFALGTTVEKQHSAWKYGYLVWIGIQPGLQKCGAGHKLFAEIRQRMVEQGVRMIVIDTDADNKGGIRFFKKQGFGNIREHVYMTLNLSVQGKKRKKKHKKKDKSARPDTADQPMTPPADTVSPQPD, from the coding sequence ATGAGTGACACCCACGACAGTGACCGACAAGCGGAACCGGACAGTGTGGATATCCGGGAAATGACCATCGACGATCTGGCAGCTGTGTTCCACCTGGGCGAGCAGCTGTTCACGTCGGATTTTTCACCCAGCATGTACCGCACCTGGGATGAGTACGAAATCACCACCCTGTTCAATTCCGACAACGAACTCTGCCTGGTGGCCGAACTTGGCGGCAAGGTGGTCGGTTTCGCCCTTGGCACCACGGTGGAAAAACAGCATTCGGCCTGGAAATACGGCTATCTGGTATGGATCGGCATTCAGCCGGGACTGCAAAAATGCGGTGCCGGCCACAAACTGTTCGCCGAAATCCGCCAGCGCATGGTCGAACAGGGCGTGCGCATGATCGTCATCGATACCGATGCCGACAACAAGGGCGGTATCCGCTTTTTCAAAAAGCAGGGCTTCGGCAACATCCGCGAGCATGTCTACATGACGCTCAATCTGTCGGTCCAGGGCAAAAAGCGCAAAAAGAAACACAAAAAAAAGGACAAGAGCGCCAGGCCGGACACCGCCGACCAGCCCATGACGCCGCCGGCTGACACCGTTTCTCCCCAGCCGGACTGA
- a CDS encoding GGDEF domain-containing response regulator, whose product MRILIADDDCTSRAVLAAVLQKNGFEVLQTTNGAEAWQLLQQPQAPALAILDWVMPELDGLELVRRVRALATDRPPYLIMLTSRCAKVDVIAGLDAGANDYLTKPFDSGELRARVAVGRRMIELQEALVRSKELLAHQATHDALTGLYNRRAILARLQDEMARAQRGAALAIGSCDIDHFKRINDSYGHQTGDEVLCGLARLLTEQLRPFDSLGRFGGEEFLIVAPIKNGTCHVALFDRLCRQVANTPIVTRNGPLALTLSIGVACYRPTDDLDQLLARADAALYRAKEQGRNRVIYAACGEMDEATLIKS is encoded by the coding sequence ATGCGGATACTGATTGCTGACGACGACTGCACCTCCCGCGCGGTTCTGGCCGCGGTGCTGCAGAAAAACGGTTTCGAGGTGCTGCAGACCACCAATGGCGCCGAGGCCTGGCAGCTTCTGCAGCAACCCCAGGCACCGGCGCTGGCCATCCTCGATTGGGTCATGCCCGAACTGGACGGCCTGGAACTGGTCCGCCGCGTCCGTGCCCTGGCGACAGACCGACCACCCTATCTGATCATGCTGACCTCGCGCTGTGCCAAGGTCGATGTCATCGCCGGCCTCGATGCCGGCGCCAATGATTACCTGACCAAGCCCTTCGACAGCGGCGAACTGCGTGCCCGCGTAGCTGTCGGTCGGCGCATGATCGAACTGCAGGAAGCCCTGGTCCGCAGCAAGGAACTGCTGGCCCATCAGGCCACCCACGATGCCCTGACCGGTCTGTACAACCGTCGCGCGATCCTGGCCCGGCTGCAGGATGAAATGGCACGCGCACAGCGCGGCGCGGCACTGGCCATCGGCAGCTGCGACATCGACCATTTCAAGCGGATCAACGACAGTTACGGCCATCAGACCGGCGACGAGGTTCTCTGCGGCCTGGCGCGGCTGCTGACGGAACAGTTGCGTCCGTTCGACAGCCTCGGCCGTTTCGGTGGCGAGGAATTCCTTATCGTCGCCCCCATCAAAAACGGCACCTGCCATGTCGCCCTGTTCGACCGGCTCTGCCGCCAGGTTGCCAACACCCCCATCGTCACCCGCAATGGCCCCCTGGCGCTGACCCTGAGCATCGGCGTCGCCTGCTACCGGCCGACGGACGATCTCGACCAGCTGCTGGCACGGGCCGATGCCGCCCTCTACCGGGCCAAGGAACAGGGCCGCAACCGTGTGATCTACGCCGCATGTGGCGAGATGGACGAGGCAACTCTGATCAAAAGCTGA